Genomic window (Elstera cyanobacteriorum):
ATCCAGCGAAAGGGGCTGACCCATCCGTGCTGACCTCCTGCTCCAGCACAGAGGTTGAATCAGAAATCACAACACGAGGGAATCCTCTTTCGATTCGGAACGATCGAAAAACGCTCTAATGGCCTAACAGTTCGACTTCTCACTCCGTGTGCGGCAGCGGATCCGTGCCTTCGCTGAGAATCGCCAGGTAGCGCCAGTAGCTGAAGACCCGCCCTCGCTTCCGACCTGTGACCTCCTTCAACTTGCGGTCGGCTCTATGGTTTTTCCACCGACAGCGCAAAGCGCCGCGAGGCGTTGAGCCGCAGCCAATCGCCCCAGGGTTCATACCGCATACCCCAAAGGTAGACGGGCTGCACCGAATGGCGGCGCGGCTGCACGAAGCCGATGGCGGTCAGATCCTTGGTCAATTGTTCAACCGTCAACCCCTTGTTATAATGAACTTGCGCTAGGATGCGGCTGTGTTCGTCCAGGTCCATTGATTCGCCATGCCCCGACTTGCGGCTGCCGAGCAGCGCGGCAAGGGCGCGTAGCGCTTGCGTCATCGGTCCCGCCGACACCCAATCGCCATCGACGATCAACAGCCGACCGCCGGGCTTCAGCACTCGGAACCAGGTGGCGAAGGCCGCCATCGGGTCGGTCAGCGTCCAGACGAGATGCCGGGTCAGGATCCCGTCGTAACTGGCGTCGCTTTCCAGCGCAAGGGTTTCCACATCGCTCAGCCGGGCTGTGAACGGTAGGCCCGCGTGTTTGGCCTTGGCGCGCGCCAGCATCGGTTCGGCGAAATCGGCGCCCGTCACCTCCGCCCCCATCGCCAGCAGCATACGGCTGATTTCGCCGGTGCCGCAGGCGAGATCGAGCACCTTCTTGCCCGCCACATCGCCAAGCCCCGCGCGGAACAGCGCCTGCCAAGCCGAGGTTTCGGCCCCGTCGCGGATGCGATGGCCGCTGGACTGATCGAAGGTTTCGGCGCGCTTGGACCAATAGGCTCGGATATCTTCTTTGAGGTGATGATTCTGGCCATACATCGCATCGTTTGGCATAGGGCTGATCCTCAGGGCAAATAGGCTTCGAGGGCGAGCGACCCCCGGCTGGTGCGGCCGCTGGCAAGGCCGACGCCATAGACGCGGGCGCAATCGTCGCTAACCAG
Coding sequences:
- a CDS encoding class I SAM-dependent methyltransferase; this encodes MPNDAMYGQNHHLKEDIRAYWSKRAETFDQSSGHRIRDGAETSAWQALFRAGLGDVAGKKVLDLACGTGEISRMLLAMGAEVTGADFAEPMLARAKAKHAGLPFTARLSDVETLALESDASYDGILTRHLVWTLTDPMAAFATWFRVLKPGGRLLIVDGDWVSAGPMTQALRALAALLGSRKSGHGESMDLDEHSRILAQVHYNKGLTVEQLTKDLTAIGFVQPRRHSVQPVYLWGMRYEPWGDWLRLNASRRFALSVEKP